ATCTCAGCGTTACCTACAGCAATGGGAAATTAGCCCTTTATAATGCTTCTTCCAGTGTCAAACAGGGATCAATAACGGCTTTGGTTGGTCCTAATGGTGGGGGTAAATCGACTCTATTTAAGGCGATTATGGGTTTTTTAAAACCAACAGTGGGTAAAGTTAGTATTGGTAATTTATCCGTTTCTGAAGCCCAAAAATCTCAATTAATGGCTTATGTGCCTCAAGCAGATGAAGTAGATTGGGATTTTCCCGTCAGCGTTTTTGATGTGGTAATGATGGGGCGTTATGGTTATATGAATTTTCTACGTATTCCCAGTCAAAAAGACCGTCGATTAGTAATGGAAAGTTTAGAAAGGGTGAATTTGGTCGATTTTCGTCATCGGCAAATAGGGGAATTATCGGGAGGACAAAAAAAACGAGCTTTTCTGGCAAGGGCTTTGGCACAAGAGGGTAAAGTTATTCTTTTAGATGAGCCTTTTACGGGGGTTGATGTAAAAACAGAGAAAAATATCATTGACCTTTTAATACAATTGAGAGAAGAAGGACATACAATTTTAATTTCTACCCATGATTTAGCTTCTATTGCTACATTTTGCGGTCACCGAAGGTGCGGCTACGCCGACCGCACTATCCTTTTAAATCGTACTATCTTAGCGGAAGGAGTCACGGAGGAAACCTTTACGGAGGAAAATTTAACCATGACTTTTGGCGGTTTACCCATGAATAGTGTTAAGCAAATATTTAATTAAGGGATTAGAGAGTTCAAAGTTAGGAATGAGGTGTCAGGTTTTAGGTTTCAGGTTTAGGGGAGCAATGAGAAAGAGGTTTCAGGTTTCAGGTGTCAGGTTGCAGGTGTCACAGGTGATGAGGGGATGGGGGATGAGGGGAGAGGGGGAAGTAGGGGCGAATGGCCATTCGCCCGTACAGGTGTTCGGAGTTTTTAATTCTTAATTCTTAATTTTTCCTTTGCCTCTTGCCTTTTGCCTTGTCTTAATTACTAATTTCCAATTAAAATGATTGTGTTTTCTAGTTTAGTCTCATGGTTACTTGAACCCTTACAGCATAGTTTTATGGTGAAGGCTATTTGGGTAAGTGCCTTTGTGGGGATTGTTTGTGCGGTATTATCTTGTTATATAACCCTCAAAGGGTGGTCATTAATGGGAGATGCGGTTTCCCATGCAGTTGTGCCGGGGGTAGTCGTAGCCTACGCTTTAAATATTCCTTTTGCCCTTGGTGCGTTTATTTTTGGTTTTGGTGCAACGGTGGCCATTGGTTATGTGAAATCAAAAACTCGTCTTAAAGAAGATACCGTAATAGGTGTAATTTTTACAGGATTTTTTGCCCTCGGCTTAGTTTTAGTTACCAAAATTCCTAGTAACATCGATTTATTTCATATTTTATTTGGTAATGTTTTGGGTATCTCCCCAGAAGATATTGTTCAAACTCTAATTGCAGGTGGTATTACTTTAGTTGTAATTTTAATACGTCGTAAAGATTTACTACTTTTTTGTTTTGATCCCAATCATGCTAAGGCTATCGGCTTAAATACCAAAACTATCTACTATACATTGCTATCTCTTTTAGCTTTGACTATTGTAACGGCTTTACAAACGGCGGGAATTATTATGGTAGTAGCGATGTTAGTAACCCCGGGTGCGATCGCATATTTACTTACAGATCGTTTTGATCAAATGTTAATCTTATCAATAGTTAGTAGTGTTCTATCTTGTGTTTTAGGCACTTATTTAAGTTATCATTTTGATGTTTCTACGGGGGGAAGTATTGTCGTTTTAATGACCATAATTTTCATTTTAGCGATGATTTTTGCTCCTAAATATGGCATTATCAATCAAAATACCAAAATATATTCTGCTTAACTTGTTTACTGATACTTCAAATAATCATATAACCTATCTTCCGAGTTAAAAATAATCGATATTATCCAACTGAGGTCGAGAATAGAGTTTCTTTTTTGATAGAATTTTTTTACACCAGTTATTCATTACTACCATGGGATAATGACAACTCATTTTATTAGTACGGAAATAGCCTTACCAGCGAATCCTCTTATCCTTAAACAGGAAATTGAACAAACATTAAATCAGCAGGGTAAACCCTTAAGATGGGCAATTACCTCAGTAAATGAAATAGAAAAAAAAGTTAAAGTAGAAGCAATAATAACCAGATAAGTGACTAACAATAAACCTTACTCCACAGTTTTAATTATTCCCACAGGAATCGGTGCTGATATAGGCGGTTATGCCGGGGATGCACTACCCATAGCAAGAGCCATAGCACAAGGATGCGATCGCCTCATTACCCACCCTAATGTTATGAATGGGGCAAATTTATATTGGTCAACAGATAACATCTATTATGTAGAAGGATACGCCCTCGACCAATTTGCCAGTGCCAAATGGGGATTGCAACCAGTCAGACAAAATAATATCGGTATCATTTTCGATCAAAGTATTGAAACAGAATTATTCTACCGACATATACAAACTATTGATGCTGTTAGGGCAACTTTAGGAATAGAAATCAACGAATATATTATTACCGATGAACCATTAGGAGTAGAGTTAAGAATTGCTGATAGCGGAGCAAGTTGGGGTACGATCAAAAACCCAGATAGTTTATTAAGAGCAGGAGAAAAACTGATTAAAGAAAGGAAAGTTAATGCCCTTGCCGTTATTGCTCGGTTTCCTGATGATAATGATAGCCAAGCCCTACAAAATTATCGTTATGGAGAAGGTGTTGATGCTTTAGCAGGGGCAGAGGCAGTGATTTCTCACTTATTAGTAAGAGAGTTTCAAATCCCTAGCGCTCACGCCCCGGCTTTATCCCCTTTACCCTTAGATATTAATATATCACCAAAAGCGGCCGCTGAGGAATTAGGTTTTACATTTCTTCCTTGCGTGTTAGTTGGTTTAAGTCGAGCCCCTCAATATACACTAACAAAAGACAACTATAGCTTTTGGGCAGAGGATGTAAATTGTTTAATTGTTCCTGCAAATGCCTGTGGCGGAAGTGCAACCCTCAGCTTTAGTGGCTTGAATACTTTAATAATTGCTGTAAAAGAAAATAGCACGGTTTTAGATGTCACCCCAGAAAAATTAGGCTTAAATGTTGTCACCGTTAACTCTTATTTAGAAGCGATTGGGGTAATGGTTGCCCATCGTGGTGGCATTAGTTTACAAGCGTTAAAACCGAAAATAAATTCTATTTTTACCAAAAAATCGTGGGTCTAAAGTTCCCTGCCGTTTACGGCATTAGTGATACATAACATTTTTTTAGAGGAAAGGTAATCAACCTCTTTAAAAACCTCGAATCTAATCGATTTATTGAACGAGGAGCTGTCTCCTGAACTTGGTTCAGGAGCTTGT
This is a stretch of genomic DNA from Cyanobacterium aponinum PCC 10605. It encodes these proteins:
- a CDS encoding metal ABC transporter ATP-binding protein, whose product is MMKTPTQPLNINFENLSVTYSNGKLALYNASSSVKQGSITALVGPNGGGKSTLFKAIMGFLKPTVGKVSIGNLSVSEAQKSQLMAYVPQADEVDWDFPVSVFDVVMMGRYGYMNFLRIPSQKDRRLVMESLERVNLVDFRHRQIGELSGGQKKRAFLARALAQEGKVILLDEPFTGVDVKTEKNIIDLLIQLREEGHTILISTHDLASIATFCGHRRCGYADRTILLNRTILAEGVTEETFTEENLTMTFGGLPMNSVKQIFN
- a CDS encoding metal ABC transporter permease translates to MIVFSSLVSWLLEPLQHSFMVKAIWVSAFVGIVCAVLSCYITLKGWSLMGDAVSHAVVPGVVVAYALNIPFALGAFIFGFGATVAIGYVKSKTRLKEDTVIGVIFTGFFALGLVLVTKIPSNIDLFHILFGNVLGISPEDIVQTLIAGGITLVVILIRRKDLLLFCFDPNHAKAIGLNTKTIYYTLLSLLALTIVTALQTAGIIMVVAMLVTPGAIAYLLTDRFDQMLILSIVSSVLSCVLGTYLSYHFDVSTGGSIVVLMTIIFILAMIFAPKYGIINQNTKIYSA
- a CDS encoding DUF3326 domain-containing protein, with protein sequence MTNNKPYSTVLIIPTGIGADIGGYAGDALPIARAIAQGCDRLITHPNVMNGANLYWSTDNIYYVEGYALDQFASAKWGLQPVRQNNIGIIFDQSIETELFYRHIQTIDAVRATLGIEINEYIITDEPLGVELRIADSGASWGTIKNPDSLLRAGEKLIKERKVNALAVIARFPDDNDSQALQNYRYGEGVDALAGAEAVISHLLVREFQIPSAHAPALSPLPLDINISPKAAAEELGFTFLPCVLVGLSRAPQYTLTKDNYSFWAEDVNCLIVPANACGGSATLSFSGLNTLIIAVKENSTVLDVTPEKLGLNVVTVNSYLEAIGVMVAHRGGISLQALKPKINSIFTKKSWV